The genomic DNA ATAAAGGAATTAGTCTGATCTTAGTCGAGAAAGGTACAGAAGGCTTTAAGAAAGGAAAAAAGCTAAATAAAATCGGAATGCATAGTGGTGAGACTGGTGAGCTTATTTTTGAGGATGCAAAGGTCCCAGTTGAAAACCTGTTAGGTGAGGAAGGAAAAGGATTTTATTACTTAATGGAAAATCTTCAGCAGGAACGTCTCGTTGTAGCGATTCAATGTCAGGTTGAGGCAGAAGAAATGCTTCGAATTACGATCGATTATGTAAAGACAAGGCAAGCGTTTGGTCAAACCATAAGCAAATTTCAAAATACACAATTCAGAATCGCAGAAATGGCTACAGAAATAGAATTAGGTCGAACATACCTTAATCAAATTACAATACGTCATATGAATGGTGAAAAGCTAACAAAGGAAGTGTCGATGGCGAAATGGTGGATTAGTGAAATGGCCAAAAGAGTTGCGGCCGAATGCCTACAGCTTCATGGCGGCTACGGCTATATGGAAGAATACGAGATTGCTAGACGCTACCGTGATATTCCTGTAGCAAGCATATATGCCGGCAGTACTGAAATCATGAAGACCATCATCGCCAAGCAGCTAGACTTGTAGCATCCGGAAAGGAGAGCTTATGAAACTATCAGAGAAACGAGTACTGAAAAAGAAGGAACAAATTATTCTATCTGCTATCAAAATAATGAATCGAAAAGGATACAATGGTGCGACAATGGAGGAAATAGCGGCAGAGCTACTGATGACCAAGGGTGCCCTTTACTACTATTTTAAAAATAAGGAAGATTTAATCTACCAGTGTCACGAACTCGTTTTAACAAATGCGATTGAAGAGCTACAAGCTCACTTAGAGGAACCGGTTTCCTATGAAACTCGTTTGCGAAATATGATTAAGACTCATATTGCTTACGCCATCAAAGAAAAAGAAACCTTTAATATGATTTTAAAGCCAGATGAAACCTTTTCTAGCGAACAATTAAAACCGATATTATTAAAACGTCAAAAGTATGCTCATCAATTTGACACGGTTATAAAGGAGGGAATGAAAGCGAAAGAGTTCACGATTACTGAACTGAAAATTGCGCGAATGATCCTATTGGGTTCCATGAACTGGATTCAGCAGTGGTATCAACCAGACGGTAAATTTAACGTTGAAGAGCTCCAAAATGTTTATGCAGATTATTTGTTAAAAGTAGTGAAATAATCAAATAAATAATAAAGGGGATGGTTCGATGTTTGTTTTTGAACAATTAGCTGAACATGCAAAATTCCAGCCAGAAAAAATCATTAGCTCCTACCATGGAAGAGAGCTTTCCTACAAGCAATTTTATCAGCAGGCTAAAAACTTAGCAGGCTATTTTCAAAGAAAAGGCTATAAAAAAGCAGATAAAATTGCACTTTTTCTCCATAATTCAGACTACTTCTTGTTATCCTACTATGCCTGCCAAATCGCTGGATTTACAGTAACCCCTGTTAATACGAAATTAACCACACCCGAGGTAGAGTATATCTTTACACATTCAGAAGCAAAGGCGTTAATTTATGATGTTCGCTTCAATGAAAAATTAAAGAATATCAATCTTCAAATCTTTGAAGACTTGCTAGATGTAGGCGTGAATATGGACATTTCCAACTGGAAACCAGTTCACGTCATGAATTACGGATATGATAACCTAGAGGTTCAAAGAAATGAACCCATCCGTACAGTTGCAGAGCTGGATGTAAAAGAAATCCTAATCACTCCTGAAGGAGATACCGTAATAGATTTTGGACAAAACTTTGCGGGTCACCTTAGGGTCTTCATGCAAGGTGAAGCTGGAACAGAAGTAACCTTTGAGCATACGGAGGAGCTTAATAAAGAAGGGAATTTTACTTATCCTTTTTCCAATAGCACCAGAGAGCAGAAAGATAAGTATATTTTAAAGGGGAGTGGTGAGGAAATATTTGAACCTCGTTTTACTTATCATGGATTCCGCTATGTAAGAATAAGAGGATTAGAAGGTACATGGAAGAAAGAACAGTTTAAAGGAATGGCCATCAGTTCAGATAACGAAATGAGTGGAAGCTTCCTTTGTTCTAATGATAAACTGAACCGCTTGCAGCAGAACATTCTTTGGAGTCAGCTATCAAATACCATAGGAATTCCAACAGATTGTCCGACAAGAGAAAAGGCAGGATGGACCGGGGATGTTGTAGTCTATGGTAAAACGGCTTGTTTCAATCAAAATATGAAAAAGTTCTTTGAAGAATGGTTAAAGAGTGTCCGATTGGAGCAGTTGGAGGATGGACAAGTACTTAATATTGTACCGATGGTTAAGAACTATGTGCATATGAGCATGATGAGCTCTTTAGGCTGGGGAGATGTGATCGTTACACTACCTTGGCAGTTATATCAGGTTTATGGTGATAAGAAAATTCTTGAAGATAATTATGATGCGATGACGAAATGGATTAATTTCGTAGAAAAATTGGCTGATGAACAACTTCCACCTGAAGTAGCAAGCATGAGTGGACGTCAACTCGAAAATCAGCACTATTTAATAAATACAGGTTTCCATTTTGGAGACTGGCTGGTTCCAAGCGTTGTGAATGAAGATGGCTTTGCAGACGGGTCAGCATCTTCTTTTCTAACAGGCCATACCGTCTCTACGA from Robertmurraya sp. FSL R5-0851 includes the following:
- a CDS encoding acyl-CoA dehydrogenase family protein; this translates as METFLTDEHELFRKSLRKMLEREAYPFFEQWEKNREIPREFWIKMGDNGFLCPWMDEAYGGLGLDFMYSVILNEELERVGQGLSSGVCLHSEIASPYIRKIGTEEQKQKWLPKCLSGEVITAIAMTEPGAGSDLVNIKTTARREGDYYILNGEKTFITNSISSDLVVVVCKTDTQITPVHKGISLILVEKGTEGFKKGKKLNKIGMHSGETGELIFEDAKVPVENLLGEEGKGFYYLMENLQQERLVVAIQCQVEAEEMLRITIDYVKTRQAFGQTISKFQNTQFRIAEMATEIELGRTYLNQITIRHMNGEKLTKEVSMAKWWISEMAKRVAAECLQLHGGYGYMEEYEIARRYRDIPVASIYAGSTEIMKTIIAKQLDL
- a CDS encoding TetR/AcrR family transcriptional regulator, translating into MKLSEKRVLKKKEQIILSAIKIMNRKGYNGATMEEIAAELLMTKGALYYYFKNKEDLIYQCHELVLTNAIEELQAHLEEPVSYETRLRNMIKTHIAYAIKEKETFNMILKPDETFSSEQLKPILLKRQKYAHQFDTVIKEGMKAKEFTITELKIARMILLGSMNWIQQWYQPDGKFNVEELQNVYADYLLKVVK
- a CDS encoding family 78 glycoside hydrolase catalytic domain produces the protein MFVFEQLAEHAKFQPEKIISSYHGRELSYKQFYQQAKNLAGYFQRKGYKKADKIALFLHNSDYFLLSYYACQIAGFTVTPVNTKLTTPEVEYIFTHSEAKALIYDVRFNEKLKNINLQIFEDLLDVGVNMDISNWKPVHVMNYGYDNLEVQRNEPIRTVAELDVKEILITPEGDTVIDFGQNFAGHLRVFMQGEAGTEVTFEHTEELNKEGNFTYPFSNSTREQKDKYILKGSGEEIFEPRFTYHGFRYVRIRGLEGTWKKEQFKGMAISSDNEMSGSFLCSNDKLNRLQQNILWSQLSNTIGIPTDCPTREKAGWTGDVVVYGKTACFNQNMKKFFEEWLKSVRLEQLEDGQVLNIVPMVKNYVHMSMMSSLGWGDVIVTLPWQLYQVYGDKKILEDNYDAMTKWINFVEKLADEQLPPEVASMSGRQLENQHYLINTGFHFGDWLVPSVVNEDGFADGSASSFLTGHTVSTTLYASMTDIMKEVNEVLGYKQSAEYYNQLGKRIREAFEEEYLMTDGKLKNDLQGIYVLALQMNMVSNDKREQILQRLVELVEDNNNCMDTGFMSVPFILDVLSENGRNDIAYRLLYQNQCPSWLYEVEHGATTMWESWNAIKPDGTRDECSFNHYAFGCVGDWEYRNLLGIRNLGIGYDHLSICPDLDCGLDWAKGHYDCVHGRISVEWKLDGKLVIAEVDIPVNVTAQLKIGNEEKIVGSGKYQICSQK